Part of the Nicotiana sylvestris chromosome 2, ASM39365v2, whole genome shotgun sequence genome, CAAACTTCAGATTACAACAtatgcaacctaggaattaacctcttaattcctcactaacttgtaatactctattaTAAGTCACTTTGTAaaaactctattacaaagactttggtattcctcactaacttgtaacacacCTATTACAAACCACTTTGTAAtacctctattacaaagacttccaactcaactaactctagccaagacacaaacacaatggtttatgatttacaaaggttTCCTACgcaatgcttctaactaagctaagtaggaattacaagtaaagaacaaaataacaaagactcaacaaacctaaggatttaagatatcttcaatctttagatctggtccttgaggttgcagtagctttgttcttgagagatgtgctggctagcacttgagagaatattgTTTTGATTTGCAAGTATTGGAGAGATGAAATCCCTTGCCTAATGTTGATAATATGTGTGTGCGATGTCATCAAGGATGATGCAATAAAGTGCCCTTTAGTTTGGCCTTAGCAAGCTACAACTTTGCTGTTGTACTGCTGCCAAATGGTACAATGCAGCAACCTGCCAGACGGTATAGTGCAACAGCTTTTACAATTATAGAGTTGACTGTACAACGACCAGGGGAAGTGATCACAATCTGTTCCCTCTGTTGTTCCCTATGTTGTTTCCTTATCTGATTTTACTGAGAATTGAACCAGACATTTGACTAGTTACTCTGATTGCAAGGGAACTAATTGTATCAGATTCCTTATCTTGttctcttattaaatttgtcaaatcatcaaaataaaagaCGCATAACTTATCTACATGATAGAGGGGACATAAACCTTTGCTCCATGCTAAAGATCGAATAGGTTCAAACTTTATTGGAACAATTTACGCATTGGAGGACTCCTATTTACAATTGATTTTACCAATTTTAATACAATGGTAGAAATGTTTATTTAATACGGAAAACATCACATTAAAATTTAAAGTCGAAATTTAAAACTTTTTAAAGCTGTaagaaattatatatatatatctcaaaataaaagaaagtaccgTTCTAGAGGAGGATTTTCCTAGTAGGTTTGGGGGCATAGACTTCTTAAAGCAAAGAGCTGATGCTCCAAGGCGGCCATTAGCTTCCAtttttttcttatagttattaaCCTAATAAAGTCATGCATATGAAATCATATCATAAATCCCGACTGAAATTAATGTACTGATTATTACATCTGTTCAACTAAAGGAGCCGCGTTTTCTTATTTTCTaagttgaaacttgtatctaaaCGACTTTTCTTCTCATAGTGTACTTATATACAAATGTCAAACCAAATTAATCAATCACTGTAACATATATCTATTGCGTGCATTGCTACGTCTGCGGAAAAAGTGAGTAGATTGTTGCCAATCATATTATTCACTGTATATAGATTCAGAATTAATTCCTTAATAATATGCGCTTTTTTCAATTGCCTTTATTCTCTCTCGTATATATACAAACTAAACTGGCTTACTGTCTTTATTCTATATGGTCAAACACATACTAAATAAAGAACAAATATGAATTTTCTTCTTTACTCTCGATTAAAAGTAAACTAGCGTTTTTTACCTTTTActccaaaagagaaaaaaacgaATAAAAGGATATTGGTATTGATTCTGACTACATGAAAGAAAATTAGAATATTTTAGACAAAAAGATCGGAGAAACATTGCGAAGGGAAGCATCACACGTAACACACAGCTAGAACTAGGGAAGGAGAAAATCTTGTACAATATTAAGAAAGTCAATTCCACACCAAACGACAATTTTCAGTTTGTGTGTTCGCAATTATTTAAAGCCGAAGGATGACTAATCGTTGCGTGCATTTGTTAGTCTTAACTCCCTATAAATAGAAGCATAAATACAATCAAAATCATCCACAGCCTTTGCCTCCATAGACATTTCTTTCAATTAGGTCATGGCTTTTCGTTTGAGTCATTTGAGCCTTGCCCTGAGCCTTTTGGCTCTTGCACTTGCAGGTGTTGCCATTTATAGGAACACTTATGAAGCCATGAGTAAGGGATTCCAAACACTTTCTCCAGAGTTAGATCTGCTGGAGTCAGCAGCCAGCATTTTAACCCTAAATAATAATAATGCTGAGCAAAATTCAGACAGCAAGTTAACTCAACCATTATCTCCATCGGCATGCATCTTCTCGGCTGTTCGAGGAGTTGTGAACAGTGCAATTGATAGAGAAAGGCGCATGGGAGCTTCTCTCATTCGTCTCCACTTCCATGACTGCTTTGTTGATGTAAATTCCTTCACTCTTTTTACTGCTCTCGCATTCTTTACTCTTTTTGCCGTATTTAATTACTTTAAAAGAACAAGAGGGCAAAGAAAAAGAATCAAtaaaagacagtttttttttttgttttccaaaTGTTTTCCTAAATTTAACAATTTTTAAAGGTTTAACGGGATATAAGGAGTTTTTCACAACCGTCGAAAGCCAAGAATttcgctatgagtgtttgagaTTTTCTACGATGAAGGTTGTCCAACTGTTCATCCTTCACTTCACTGATTGTAACTAGATCTGCCCTTACCACAGCCATAATTGAGTATATAATGCATGAACCAAAATAAGGTCAAAACAATCTATTTACTTATGATAAAAAGTTAGTTGTCCTAGCTAGTATTTATTCAATCAAACGCGTACTTATcaatttattattatattatgagaaatgtTTGCTATTACGACTATAATGAAAATTCTCAGTTGGGGTTTTTTTGGGAGTGGAGGGGTACATATAGTGGAGCTGTGAACCTGCATGGAACAAGTCAAACCCACCCTAACTTGGAAAAGTCTTTTCTGCTTCTGTTTAGATTGCCTTCCAATTCTTGTTTGTTACTGTCACTTATGTAGCATTTTCATTTTATGTGGCAAAATTTAAATAGACACGAAATTTAAGAAGGAAAAAAGACTATAGAAATTTGTGGTttaaaataaatcatatatttgtgtgattttaaatcaatttattaaggataaaataagaaagtttaaagttaaattattaccaaaattaaaaaaaattcattctTTTACTAAAAAGTAAATATTGCCGTATAAAGTTGATTGAAGGGAGTAGCTTTTTCCTATTTTACCCCTGGACAAAGCTTTGCCACGCTTTTCCAATTTTTATACGCCTGAATGTCATTTGCGCGTTCTCATTATTCTCATCCGGACTATCTATCTATGCTCATGACCGAGCTTCCATTTCTTCTTTCAGCTTATCTAGccattaaacttcattttcattAACCATAAAGCAAGATTAAGGTTCATTTTACATCAATTCACGTAACCTAGTTCATTTATAATTTTAAAACATATTCTACTCATGAAGTGATGATTACGGTTGACTAATAGCTACATGTTTATTAACAGGGTTGCGATGGAGGAGTTCTTCTAGACGATATTCCCGGATCATTCCAAGGGGAAAAGACCTCACCACCCAACAACAACTCAGCCAGAGGTTTTGAAGTCATAGAACAAGCTAAACAAAGAGTAAAAGATACTTGTCCCAACACGCCTGTATCTTGCGCAGACATCTTAGCTATTGCTGCTCGTGATTCTGTTGTTAAAGTAAGTTCATTAATTTTCTATCTGTAACGTACCAAATTTTACTTTAACGATTATTTACCACCACCCAAATTCCACCCCCATGGATTTGGGGTATAGAGTTTCTGTTCGCTACACAAGACAGCGAAACCAATTTTATATTACTAGATTAAGAGTTGCCTTCCACCAACAGTAAGGTATGTCAATACTTTGACAATCAGGACTAATTTTGCAATAAAAAAAGCAAAttaattgtttaaccaaaaattgaATTATTAGGCCAGCAATTAAATATACATTATCAGCAAAAACTACCTTAAAGATTTCAATTATACACACACATAATATTAAAAATTTTTGCACGATCAATGAATTTTAATATATGATAGTAGGTTTGTTGCAACTTTTGTAATTATGTTACTATTACTCCATCGCTTCATCTTATGTGAACTTGTGGAGTTTAACAAAGAAATACTTTTCGAATTATGTTTTTAAACATGTCATGATTCTTGTGTAAATTATAAAACTATGTCATTAAGGGAATAACTTAAAATTCTGTTGTGTATTTGACAGCTAGGAGGACAAGGCTATAACGTTGCACTTGGGAGAAGAGATGCAAGAGCGGCCAACTTCACTGGTGCTTTAACTCAGCTTCCAGCTCCGTTCGACAATCTAACCGTCCAAATAAGAAAATTTAATGACAAAAACTTTAATGCCCGGGAAATGGTGGCGCTAGCCGGTGCCCACACGGTGGGTTTCACCAGGTGCGCCACCGCGTGCAACAGCAACAACGTTAACCCAGCGGCACGTCTTCAATGCAACTGCTCCGTCACCCAAAACGACACCAACTTGCAACAACTGGATACAACTCCTGCTGTGTTCGACAGAGTTTACTTCCAGGACTTAAACAGGAACCAGGGCATACTTTTCTCGGATCAAGTGTTGACGGGGAATACCACCACTGCTGCTATTGTTACGACCTACAGCAATAATGGTGCTGTTTTCCTGGGAGATTTTGCTGCTGCTATGATCAAGATGGGAAACTTGCCTCCCTCACCGGGCGTTCAATTGGAAATTCGTGATGTTTGTAGCAGGGTCAATCCCAGCTCTGTGGCTTCTATGTGAAAGGAAAACTTGAATTTGGCAAAAAGGAATTCATGAACTCGCTATTAGTTGGTtgatgttttcttaaaataaaagAATCACTGGTTCGTGAATGTGGTTCTAATATTTGTTTTATAATTTGTTGTAATATTTGGTTTCGCTCTTCTTGTCTAATCATTTGATTCCATGTATAAGTTCCAAAATTAATGTACTCATATATTAATTTTCCAGTGTTGAAAAATTCTGAATCAGTTAAGGAGTTGATCAGAACAGTTTAAATTTGTAGTTTGTCTATTCCTAAGGTCCAAATTACTAAATTGATCGAGGACGCCAtgttagaaaataataataaataaaattggctttgaggcgtgaaaatcggttgtccttaaagagttatcgcctgtatactaatttagggaaaatacaaaacgattctcttcaggatacaacaaagcctgcaataacacttgtaattttctttttcatttcgttggaattcttgtgtatttataggcaaccaacagaccttttcagaaaagatgtcttgtttcataaacagacacgactatttattcgaattttgaatttaaaattcaaataaatttgatttttctgttaaaaaataattaactttaggatctcgtgcctgttgagtcaatttcgtgcctgttgagtcagtctcgtggctgttgagacaatctcgtgcctgttgagacaatctcgtgcctgttatgtgctatttcataatgatcaaTGAGGAGGCTAACAGAcacggtacgagtaaggtcgGTCCCGGGAGTGTTTCACATGACAGGCACGAAACTTCTTTCTTCTGATGTGGGAAGAAtcccacttccaacttgccaataacaaactatcttacaatcccccactagtttgttatttcacttcataacacttgtgaataattgaaagtatcttttacagatttgaactttcctttagtgTAAGTATATTAAAGTTTTGACGAAGTTAATGGTATCTTAAGATTTGAACCACAAATCCTTGTGCCAAAACCGAAAGTACCACACACACAGCGTTATCTAGTAGCTTAGAAAATCCAGTATTCGCTTTAGCACGTTTACGGCCATGTGCTCAtcctgaattcatgaatatttacaagatcaaccctttaaatcttgctagaagcggcaccacttcaatattcatataggtggaattagttattatgtccctgttactccagacatgaataattccattaagattaatcaacctcttcatgtaacagtatgcactttggagtttgtctttatgcccctgttataacaagcatttaacaactccttaactcctcatataacagtaagtagtacaatagaattagggctcctaaagaggagatcagtgcttaaacaatacaagtaacttgttattacccattgaacttatattgttagagtgtatactaactcaaagtggggttcctattccttgtatttaatttaagggtctcagccccatccctccacaagtttgttgtactacatctctacctaatggcttcgtaagtggatcagccaaattcttatttgatctcacatatattatagctatagctccatttgtaattaattctcttatataagcatgtctcaagcttatatgtctcgatttcccattatatattttattgtgagcaacacacattgtagtctcactatcacagaatatggaaatggctggcataggttgtggccacaactttatatcaagtaacatattcctcagccattctgcttcttttccagcagctgctaatgcaataaattcagattccatagtagaatgggaaatacatgtttgtttcttggatgcccaactaatggctccaccgcctagagtaaatatccatcctgatgtggatttattatcattaacacttgtaatccaacttgcatcagaatatccctctaatacattaggaaaaccattatagcaaatgcctaagtgctttgtatattttaaatatccaagtactctacttattgctttccaatgatcattacctggattactggtaaaccttgaaagtttacaaacaacaaatgcaatgtcgggtctagtgcaatgcattgcatacatcatactacctatcgcacttgcatactccaactgtgttactgctcttccagtatttgcagttagcttaacactagaatcataaggagtattatacccctttattcctaaatgactgaatttagtaaggattttatctatataatgtgcttgtgacaaagtcacttgcttgttatctcttttgaccttgattcccaaaatagtatcaacttcatttaaatccttcattttaaaaactgaggttagatacttcttggtctcggtaattccttgtagattcgtaccaaaaatcagcatgtcatcgacatataaacaaattattactccatattcttttgtaaatttagagtaaatgcacttgtctgcattattatgtacgaatccggttgatagtattacactatcaaatctttcatgccactgtttaggcgcttgtttaagaccataaagagactttatcaatttacaaactttcttctcgtttcccggaagaacaaaaccttcaggttgttgcatatatatttcttcactaaggttcccatttaaaaaggctgttttaacatccatttgatgtacgtaaagatcatagatagaggccaaggataaaaggactctaatggatgttattcttgcaacaggagcatatgtatcaaaatagtctatgccttccttttgagtgaaaccttttgcaactaatcttgctttgaaggtttggacagaaccatctgtattgtactttctcctaaagacccacttacaacctataagttttgatccaagaggaagatcaaccaaaacccaagtgttgttggatataattgagtCCATTTCATCATTAATGGTCTCTTTCCAAAAAAGCAGCGTCTTTAGAAGACATTGCTTCTTGAAACGTCTTtgggtcttcttcaacatttaataCAATTGGAATTTGCttacaaacgtttgtcctatctccttcaacaagaaatactatagattgtgaagaaataaaatcagaaccaagatgtttttcttttcttattctttggctttTCCTTGGTTCTATCTACATATCATCACTTCTTCccttagttttaataatttcaaaAAGCGACAATTTATTAGCATCAATACGTTTTCCATTTATTTCTGTCATTTTATCAACATTGTcatttataaatctattttcaATAACTTCAACATGTATAGATTCTATAATGACATTAGATTCTAGATCTAGTAGACTATAAGCTTTGGAGTGTTGTGCATATCCTACAAAAACACTTTTAATTCTGCTAGgacccaattttgttctttgacggtcaggtactctataataggatatacacccccacactttaaaataatttaaatttgggtTTCTACCATTCCAAAGCTCATAAGGCGAAATATGCATACTTTTTGAAGGTactctatttaaaatataacatgcagttagtagtgcttcaccccataaattatgtggcagatgtgcattaagtaacatagcattaaccatatccaccaaagttctattttttctttccgctaacccattttgttgaggagtataaggggcactcatttgatgtattaggccatgctcttcacagaacttattaaattcgttaggaaaatattctccgcctctatcacttcgaataattttaattttcctactcctttgattttccacaacagacttgtattctttaaacttttgaaaagcttcgtccttagttctaagtaggtaaacatatgtaaatctagagaagtcgtctataaaagtaataaaatatcttttgcctcctctagttaattctccatttaattcacacaagtctgaatgtattaaatctaatagttctgtggatctttcaactttacgaaatggtttcttagtcatctttgcttgtatgcaaatttcacattttatatgttgagttttacatgagatataaccatttttggacatataattcaaggagccaaaatttaaatgtcctagtctagcatgccataaacaagaatcagactcaacgatgtaagcagaaacataatttatttcattaatactcaatttgaacatGCCGTTACAGTTATAGCCTTTTCCAACAAAAACTCCATTCTTAGACACTATTACATGATCAGACTCAATAACTATCTTGAAGCCTTTCTTTGACAGCAAAGCAACAGACATTaagtttttcttcatatcaggAACATGATACACATTCAGTAATGTCAACTTCTGGCTAGATGTGAAGTTAATCTCAATACTTCCTTTTCCAGCAACATCTGCCACAACATGGTTTCCCATCAAGACTtgttcagaattctgcacttctgcatatgtctTGAACATCTTCTTGTCATAACAGGCATGAATAGTAGCACCGGAATCTAGCCACCAGTCTTGAGTATTTGTAGCAGCGGTAGCCACATTCAACTTTGTGACCATACCAATTTGCATTGCGGAAACCATGACAACCAGTCCTTGGACAGAATTTTCCACTACGTTTGCCTTTTCAGAATTTCcagattttttttaatctttccaTACTTTTCGGTATTGCCtgcattgaaatttattcctgcctttctatatctgcagtcccgaatcatatggcctttctttccacaatgatgacaactaaagttctttctctttttaaaagaagactttttggaaactttcagatgtttgttcccacttcctgaatcattctgactgacaaaattgactgcggaactcgaaggctgactaatagcatcacgagcacgagtctcactttcaatttgaatgtgagtacgaaattgttccacagtcattttatccatagaatgtaggattttctttctatagtcattccaagaggaaggcaatttcgaaagaatagcacctatttgaagtgcatcaggaattttaacttcaagatcacttagttttgatactaagatttgcagttcatgaatctgatccattataggcctagtatcaaatattttaaattcaaagtacTGCAGAGCCAGGAATTTGTCAATACCTCGTTTTTCATTCTGGTATGCAGTTTGTAGAGCAGTCCAAATCTCTCTTGGCGACTTCAGATTGCAGTAAAGATCATAGAGTCGATCTGTCAAAGTATTCATAATATGGCCTCGACACAACAgttctcgtttcttcctttcttccttgactACGTCAGAATCTTCTGCTGTGGGCTCAGGCATCGGAGGCAaggcagaatcaagaacatagtagatattgagagcggacaacaagaatatcatcttgtctctccaacgggtaaagttcgttccatcaaagcgatcaagtttgatgaactccttcggattctcaacaacagacatcaatttctccatagcagaataactctttaagattgttagaaaataataataaacaaaattggctttgaggtgtgaaaatcgactgtccttaaagagttatcgcctgtatactaatttagggaaaatacaaaacgattctcttcaggatacaacaaagcctgcaataacacttgtaattttctttttcatttcgttggaattcttgtgtatttataggcaaccaacagaccttttcagaaaagatgtcttgtttcataaacagacacgactatttattcgaattttgaatttaaaattcaaataaatttgatttttctgttaaaaaataattaactttaggatctcgtgcctgttgagtcaatttcgtgtctgttgagtcagtctcgtgcctgttgcgacaatctcgtgcctgttgagtcagtctcgtgcctgttgagacaatctcgtgcctgttatgtgctatttcataatgatcaaTGAAGAGGCTAACAGACACAGTACGAGTAAGGTCGGTCCCAGGAGTGTTTCACATGACAGGTACggaacttctttcttccgatgtaggaagaatcccacttccagcttgccaataacaaactatcttacacgCCATTTATCGACACTAAGTTCCTAAGATTACTTGACCAAAGGTTCTAGTAATTTAAAAGGTCACATCCTTGGcggatttttctttttaattaagaTTAATATGGAAATAAGGAAGCATGAATataaggaaagcagtaaataaaaacaataaaaatataaTGTCTCATCGTAAAGAGAATGCTGGTAACtagggtgtacataggtcgggttggttcggttttttcaattaccaaatcaaaccaattgtgtcggctTAATAAATCTAAAGACCAGACCAAACCAATAAAAGTCGAATTTTTTAAATCTTGGTTTTTCTCGGATTTTCCGGATTTTCGagtttttcgtttttttttcttcataaagTCTTCATAGCACAAAACATAGAATTGTGttccaaatatttctttaatccaagTAAGACATAACTATATAAGGTGTTTTTCaagaaaaataacataaaatatgaGATGAGCCATGACATTGTACTAAGATATTCAACAAAAGATAATAAAATCACAGAAAATGAATAATCAATAAGTCATAATAATGAAATAAATATAATCTAAAATTGCTAAGTTGCTAAGATAAGTATGACTAATAAGTAGAGCCGTCAATATGGGCTTGGCCCGTTGGGCCAGCCCAGCCCAGCCCGTGATTTAGCAGGGTTTGGCTAGAATTTTTAGAGCCCATTTAAAAACGAGGCTTTTAAGCCTGGCCCAAGTAAGACCCGTGGCCCGTGAGGCTTGACTAAGGCTGGGCCAGCCCGTGggcctaataaaatatttatttaaaatatataaaaaataaaaagtatactaTCTTTAGAGATGGAAAGTCAGAATTGGATCTTTACTAAGAGGAaccaaaacttgatcttgagaagCTTCAAGAGATGATGTTTAGAAGGACCATTCTAGAAAATATCCCGATCTTTCAATGATGGTGCGTGATGTACGTAGCATTCTTATTACCATTGTACCATCGGAATCAACATTTAGCATTGGTGGCATGTTCTTACAAAGTACAGAAGTTGCATTTATTATGAAAATGTCCAAACACTTGTTACTACTTGAAATTGGTTGCACAAGTTTCCCGAACtcaaacttgtaatatttttttatgtgaatttaaatattattaatttttaaaatttaattattttaatatttaactaattaatattgcatatgaattgtagatgaaagtgaagatgttaagacaaccttgtcacaagcggattcaaatgtgttttgatgaagatgatgtgctggatatctcataagcatcatgaatgttctcttgaatagtttgttttaagttttgacttttagtgaatgaaatatagtcCTGTCTTTTACTTTGTCTAGTATTTATTGTGACATATTGGAACATTATAAAAGTTATTAAGCTTTGCGAATTTTTTccaataagatattttttaactttaaataattatctttttTTAGGTCAGagcttaaagaaaaaatataaaattatatttttaaacaCGATGGGCCGGCCCGTGGGGGCCCGCGACCCACATAGGGCTGGGGTGGGCTGACCATTATAAGACCCATCAAAATGGTGGGCTAGCCCAGCCCAGCCCGTCTATTGCTAAAGCCCATGTGGGCTGGGCTGGGACCCATATTGACATCTATACTAATAAGTACTACTTTTATTTACATGAGTAAACACTAAAAAAataagttgtgcattttctctaAACCATGGAaaacttaaaaaaatatatatatccaaCACTATTGTCATTCCAAGTACAATTTAATCCAATGTCTTTTGTAACTATTAATATTGATTTGATATTGGTTTGGGATTTTGTGAGTTACTAACACTTTTAAATTACAAAACTTATTGGAGCATTCAAAAATTATAAGTCCAAGCCTGAAATAAaacgttaaaagataaaattatgaaattttttaagaaatattaatAAACTActatcacgccccgaacctgggggtgagactggcacccggtgcctcacctatccttgcataccaagttgcaactaagggactctgaacatatgatgtcatactttggccatgggccacattgctagacaattgcgaatgctgactaaatgtcaatataaaactggGCTGAGAAAGCCATCATAATTATTATAGCTGACAAACCaaacaaatatacatacaaggtcTGCAAGAccaacatactacactaactgacatgatatgtctacaagcctctattgatggatatactatgatcggaa contains:
- the LOC104210110 gene encoding suberization-associated anionic peroxidase-like, whose protein sequence is MAFRLSHLSLALSLLALALAGVAIYRNTYEAMSKGFQTLSPELDLLESAASILTLNNNNAEQNSDSKLTQPLSPSACIFSAVRGVVNSAIDRERRMGASLIRLHFHDCFVDGCDGGVLLDDIPGSFQGEKTSPPNNNSARGFEVIEQAKQRVKDTCPNTPVSCADILAIAARDSVVKLGGQGYNVALGRRDARAANFTGALTQLPAPFDNLTVQIRKFNDKNFNAREMVALAGAHTVGFTRCATACNSNNVNPAARLQCNCSVTQNDTNLQQLDTTPAVFDRVYFQDLNRNQGILFSDQVLTGNTTTAAIVTTYSNNGAVFLGDFAAAMIKMGNLPPSPGVQLEIRDVCSRVNPSSVASM